The Streptomyces sp. HUAS MG91 sequence CCAGGACATCACCAAGGTCCAGCCGAACGTGCAGCAGGCCAGGAACGGCCGCGGCGCCTCGACCGGCACCTTCACCACCGCGTGCGGCACCAACGCCAACAAGCTCCGCAACAGCGACAACGTGATCGTCGCCCCCGGTGTCACCAACGGCGCGCACCACATGCACGACTACGTCGGCAACCAGAGCAACAACGCGTTCGCCAGCAACGACACCTTCGCGGGCGCCGCCACCAGCTGCCGCAACCAGGGCGACAAGTCGACGTACTACTGGCCGGTGCTGCGCGTGCAGGACGGCACGCAGGAGGCCGACGCGAACCAGGACGGCGGCGGCAAGGAGGGGAACGTCGGCAAGATCCTCCAGGTGCGGAAGGCGAGCATCAAGTTCGTCGGCAGCCCGCGCGGCAAGGTCGTCGCGATGCCGAAGTTCCTGCGGATCATCACCGGTGACGCCAAGGCGTTCACCAACGGCACCGCGAACGCCAACGCACACTGGAGCTGCACCGGCTTCGAGAACCGGCAGCTGACCGACAAGTACCCGATCTGCCCGCGCGGCAGCCAGGTGGTGCGCAGCTTCAAGTTCCAGAGCTGCTGGGACGGCCAGAACATCGACAGCGCCAACCACCGCACGCATGTGGCGTTCGCCGACGCGCAGGGCAACTGCCCGGCCAATTTCAAGGCGATCCCGCAGCTGACGATGCGGCTGGTGTACGACGTGCCGGCGCCGAGGATCGCGAACGGTCAGGTGAAGAACCCGTACGCGGTCGACGGCTTCCCCGAGCAGCTGCACAAGCCGGTCACCGACCACGACGACTTCATCAATGTCTTCTCCGACCAGTTGATGCAGCGGGCGACGAACTGCATCAACCGGGGCGACCGGTGTAACTGACCGGCCGCCCCTCCCGGCTGCTGCGCGGCCGGTTCAGTGGTGACCCGTGTGCCCGGAACCGGGCGCCTCCTCGTGACCCCCACCACCGCTACTCCCCGAGTGGTGCGAGGAGACCCGCTCCACGGTCCCGCCGAGCCGGCCGCGCAGCTTCGTCACGACCGCGTCCGGGCCGACCACGATCCACTTGCGGCCCACGAGATAGTCGCCGCCGTAGTCGTCGGCGATGTCCAGCCACTCGGTCTGGCCGCGGTCGGTGGCGAAGGTGGCGAGAACGTAGCGGCCGGTGCCGGCGCCGCAGGTGGCCTGGCGCAATTCCGCGGCATCGGTCTGGACCTCGGGGTCGCAGCCCGCGCGGCGGGCGATCTGCTCCAGCGTCCCGGTGGCCGTTCGGGGGATCTTCGGTGCGTCGCCGTGGGCTCCGCCCGTGGTGCATCCGGCCGCGGCCGCGGCCAGTACCGCCCCTGCCACCAGCAGCTTCCTCATCGCGCTCTCCTGTCCGGT is a genomic window containing:
- a CDS encoding DUF1996 domain-containing protein, which codes for MGRTSRKRRSSLATRMTIASAALLLGGGGLVAVNVYAQAHEENSADTGQQSGSGVVAKTTTIDCPDVGTALPDVPDGARGRVDGELAAMDTQITQAFQRLAQNRDAAAQDPGWVQNSVLGPLKAKRGAALDRIGQDIRRSGGSAPQGLGGMAQCTQRATDDNGGDSPAPAAPPSADPAGGASAPASAAPPAASAPPQQGGATGGPVADDFQDITKVQPNVQQARNGRGASTGTFTTACGTNANKLRNSDNVIVAPGVTNGAHHMHDYVGNQSNNAFASNDTFAGAATSCRNQGDKSTYYWPVLRVQDGTQEADANQDGGGKEGNVGKILQVRKASIKFVGSPRGKVVAMPKFLRIITGDAKAFTNGTANANAHWSCTGFENRQLTDKYPICPRGSQVVRSFKFQSCWDGQNIDSANHRTHVAFADAQGNCPANFKAIPQLTMRLVYDVPAPRIANGQVKNPYAVDGFPEQLHKPVTDHDDFINVFSDQLMQRATNCINRGDRCN